In Metopolophium dirhodum isolate CAU chromosome 9, ASM1992520v1, whole genome shotgun sequence, the genomic window CAATAGAACCACAACATCCAAACAACCACCTGACTTCACGATATTCCGACGACTGTCATCTCCATATATCGCTGGCGACCTGCAGAAACCACAACAACCAAACAAGAATAACCACCTGACAAATTGCTTCAGAAACTTTCTGAAACCTCTGCAGAAACATTAGATTTGGTGATGACTGCCACGTAACCTCTGCAGGTGTCTCAACGGCTAAATTTGGGCGCACGGGGATATTCAGTGTAGTAACCAACAGCCTGCCCTCTAGCGAACTCTCGGAATCAGGGTGTTCCAACAATCCCCATTTCCATAAATCGCATGCGACCTGCAGAAACTTTAGATTTGGCGATGACTGCCGCGTAATCTCTACAGGTGTCTCAACGGCCAAATTTGGGCGCACGGAGATTTTCGGCGTAGTAACACACAGCCTTCCCTCTAGCGAACTCTCGGAATCACGGTGTTCCAACGATTCCTGTATCCGTATATTATCTTCTGGGGCCTGTAGCAGAAACTTTAGTAATGTCGATGAGTTCAATAAAGCCTCTTCAAGTGTCTTGACATCGAAATTATGACGCTTCTCATCCACGATAGGCATATATACATACTtcataaactatacaatatttataacgaTGCATAGTTAAACAAatcctttaataatatgttatacagcGGAAGACAGCAATTCtgcaatatcattattaaatggATATTGGTTGttcattgataaattaatattgacaatttaaGTTGAAATGGACattgtatcattatttaattttcaaattgaataTGTTTATGTTCTAGTAGTATTGTCTtcatattgattatttaatgtTGGATTTTAAGTATGGGTTCAATATTGCATATACATTGGGTTTCATTGGAAtctaaacattacatttttaattactattcaataatattataatgtttgaattaaaataatagttgaatGTTGTTAGAGCAATATTGTATTCATAGTTCTGctgattgaaaataaaacattggaTTTGTGATGgctattctataatattataatattgaacttaCAACAATTATCAAACTTTGTTAAAGCAATATTGTGTTCGCATTTTTAGTGATTGGAAATctaacattattatatcaatttcaataatgttttttggataatattgcagtatatattataatataatataataatatatgataattaaagggataataggtatattgtttaatatataatataatatacctataggtgtatttgactatatattaataaaactaattaattaccATTCCATCGTACAATAAAACctcgattttataaaatatatatattataaaatttacttcCTATAGGACAGGGATGGGAtgtatttgttgaaaataaatgaatacattttccGTGTTgtgaatttataaaacaatattttgataatgaatttaattttgaacattgCATTTCCCTCATTGATGAATTAATTGTAGAGTTCAAAAGAGGATTTGAAGAAGTTGAACTTATGCGTcctcaaataaattaatttaataatcctATGGCAGTTGAAATTGAAAAGCAAGATCCTTCACTTCAATTAGAATTATGTGAGTTACAAACAGATCCATTTTTATCTGCAAAAGAGATTGATGTGTCATTTTGGAAAACATtaccagttgaaaaatatcCAATTCTAAGAGATTtcgcattaaaaatgttatctatgTTTGGAACCACATACATATGCGAATGTACATTTTCGAACATGAAACATATTAAATCGAAGGAAAGAAATCGTTTAACAGATGAAACCTTGGGACATTTACTAAGAGTTTCAACTACAGAAATAGATGTGGATTTTACTAAACTGTCTATTGAAAAACCTCATCCTCAAGtatcacattaaataataattgtaaatataaataaataaagataaaaaataaatgttagtaaATTTGAAGGACCATACgtccgtacctatatattataatataagatatgtaTTAGGcgtactttaaatttatttaatgtaaagaCATTTACTAATTAgtgaactttttatttaaaaaatacaattattattgtgacaaTCGCCTGCTCAGCTAAacttatcatattaaattataagtacaaaatacaaataccaaaaaaatatacgtatgAGTTGAAGTATCAtagttattatatcatatgagtacctatatacaatatattataattgtatttatttgataaataatttttacgccAGTGAAGGGTAAGAGTACTAcagtaacataattttaaatttataattattcataataatattacaagaaaCAGCACAAAGTAATTcaactaaaatacatttgaggcaTAGTGTTTTCATTTTCCTGATCATACATAAAAAATGCAGCATTCGTTAATTCGTTACAGAAATTTAACATTcggtataatatgtcaatatagggctgtttagaacatttttttttacttgtgcTTCAATATGGAAACATCGAAAATTACAGTTGCAATTTCTATAGTatgtaaaaccaaatattttgcAATAATTCCGAACTGTCAGTATAACcattcaaatgtttatatacaaaatatacgtaAAAAAAGTTACATCTAGATTTCAACGAGatgagataatatatttattattaaataactatagcGCTCCACTTCCGAAATAAGATGACtgatcaaattaaatataatgtatgggTTATTGTACCTACGTCTTTGTACTCTTTCAATTTTATCTGTAAAGCTTTATTTGTCTAGGATTTCAAACCGCTGAACCAAATTTGAGCTCAGATTTGTACTATGCATTGGTCCAATATGCATACTACAGAGTTTTAAACGATGTATAGGTAGGTTCTTAAATTGGTTGACATTCCGTTTAATTAATCCTAAGTTTCTGTAGGCTTTTGCACAGATTTATggtgtgtatatgtgtattgAAAGTGTGatcagattataaaaatatcctcTGAGGTCTTTAATAACTTTAACCACTTTTAAtctttcattatattaataaaaaatactttttataggatattataaaattgcgGTAAATAGAAATCTGAAATAATGAATTgtcatttttaatgtttattatattcaaaccaTTATCTAAACTCCATTAAAAAAATCGATTCAGGTCACATTGGTTTATTCTTGGTCATGATACTTATACtagttatactttattatattcaaatacatataataaataatttgttggactttacacttataaaataaatatattattatattatctacacaataatatagctataataatatataatatactattatacagttACGGTCAGATAAAGTATTTAATctttaccaaaaataaataaatcattaaatttgaaCTAACCGCAGaactaaaatcatataaaattctagtaatattattatattgcagctATTTCAgcttataattactataatttataactataactacCTGCTATAATATAGTTCCCTCTCATAACTGAAATAGGTAACATATAGCTACGACTTTGGtcagttttgaattttatttagcaACAAAAATATGAGATAtgatttatattctatttatcCAATGTCTACTACACATTTTTTGGTATGAAAATTATCTTTATTACCTACCACGATTTAAAtgcaatacttttttttcaattcaaaattataatacctaataatatttctggttactgatttttgttaataataatattattcagtttaTAATGACTTAGAAATATAGGATAAATAAAcgttatttaatgaataaaattaattttgatgtaACCGCAACAGTCACTGcttactattaatataatatttgtatgtatcgttggtataatttaatattatctcttgaacaaatatatttgatatgtGTTTAGGgattttatcatcaaatatataaaagctaatgcattttatgtttgttcagcaaaaatttaaaaacaatactacctatagtgaaattaaattaactaaaaatctaattagttttttaaaaatgtaaagaaatTGTTTATAGAAATAATCCAAAACTGTTTAATTTCCAGTTTGTTACAATATgtggtatatttaatattgaaattaaagcTACTGTTACCTGGGAAACGAAATGTATTTGATCGATGGCTTATAGTATTCCCGGTGCTTAAActattgtgtaataattatttgttacaattttcgttaaataaataaaattataagacaaagatatttaataaaataaagcaaGAATGGGAAATTCTTGTGCGAGTTGCACAGATTTCTCATTCTCGAAAACAGCTTCAGGATCTGTTCTGGATAGAGTGATTTCTCAAGCGTCTAACGAAGACGATTGTTTGTTGTATAAGTAAGcaattcaaattatttgtatttgaatttcgtattgtttaaatatcaaaagtaaatattattacattttaaggtTAGCGGATTATAAAAAAGGAGGAGAATTGatcaatgtgtataataatggtGGCCAGGACGAAGCGGAACgatttattgttgaaaaattaccCGGCCTTATGTATAACAACGGTAAAGGTCAAGTGATAAATCGAAATGATTATTTGAGATGGAAATTTCAAAATCGAAAACACGTAAGAATAATgtttaccattataataattataccaataCAATTAATTGCGTGTGGTCGGGtttagcatataatataataataataaaaatgcaaataatatgcTGTAGGTAcctgaatattttttctttgagATCCGGTCCGACTAAGAtagctaattttaataaacatcaacatttatattctaatctatttttgtaatttataaattttagctgtttttgaacatttacaataattatatcgtGTTATATCGTAGAGCTATTTTATCTTTCGATAGGTGTTTTGTATCATCGCTGTTTTGACGTTCGCTATTTTGGAGTCGTGGTTTTGACGTGTTATCAATCGGCTATCTTAATACTTTATACATATACGTAGTGCAATAAGAATTCGTTATTTCCATATTTAGGTGGCTGTTAATGTCGAGGAAAAGCCGGGTCCTCACGATCCGTTAACAAGATGGGTGGACCACGTGGCGTGCTGGCAAATGCAGTATAGAGGATCATTAGGCGAAAGTTTGTTGCACGTATTAATCATATGCGATACCGTGATACACACTCGGCTGTCCCGACTACTTCTCAAACACTACCCGATGTTAAGTCAAGATGTTGTGGAAGGCGAAGAATATCTCGGTACGCCTTATTGTAACCACTGTTGTAACATGACATAAACATTATCTTTTTCATCCTGTACGTATTCACCCGCCTATTTTTACCGACAGTTTTGGCACTTGGTATATTCTACTAAGGAcatcaaattaatttgtataatttcacACAACGCAGTCAGGTTGCACGAGAGTTTCATAGATCttgaaatgattatttttaaacagtttatttcATTCGTGtcttaatttttatacctaactatttataGGCGCTAGTGCATTACATTTGTCTATTGCTTATAACAACAACGATTTAATCCAAGACTTGGTTGATGCTGGTGCAAATATTTGTCAAAGAGCCATAGgtatacttcatattatacCAACTCACTATTAAATACAACAcctaaacactataatatattggacataaaatattacctttTAAATTTGTACACGATTTAGGGAGCTTTTTCTTACCACGTGATCAACAGAATaaagaaatcaataataaacacACGGATTACGAGGGTCTAGCGTATCTCGGGGAGCTGCCGTTAGCGTGGGCTGCTTGTTGCGGGAACCAAACGGTATATAACCTGTTGATTGATGCTGGAGCAAACCCTGACGCCCAGGACTCATTTGGAAATATGATTCTCCATATGGTGGTCGTTTGTGATAAACTGGTAAGTAATTAAACATTGTTTGGTCGCAAATCGAACCAAGTCCAAATACGTGCAATCTATAATGTTGtatgtagttatataatattctaaatgcaattgtgtattatattttttttttttttgaacaaaactaataatattaacaacaaaaCATATTGACACCACTTAACCATGCATGtcgttgtaatatttttactcggtaaaaaattatatctgtaacataatatatagctgtACTTATTACCGACAATGAattaacacaatttaaaaaaaatttaccatggatacatattttaaaatgtactcgTGAAAGTATTcgaattatatttgaaattaacgTGGGTCAATCATATTTCTTCAAagagaaaaaatattgttaataacttataatgtgtcctattttttatagaaaaatctGTTATGttacaaatataaactatttttctagttcaaaaaagtatttttcaacGAATAAaggaatacaaaaataaaattattcagaatacgtattcgaataattttgcaaaaagtatttaaaatggtATTCGAATTTATTTCGAATAGAAAagaagtatttgaatacatttatacgaatactttacaagactagCGGTAGCCTACGTTGATTTAGACAATCGAGACGAATTTATTAAATTGCCATTACCGCGATGTTTATCAcaaaaactgtattattatttattaatggtaataaaaatcattttaaagtaCGCCTATGGCCTATCCTTAGAAATAAAGGCTGTACACACAGTGCCGCAACTAGAGATAAAATGGCCCAGGTGCGAGTCAAATTTTGGGACCTCCTATTTCAAATTTTTGTCTTACAAAATTGCATAGCACCAAAAGCGCAATTAAGGGTGGTTATTAGCAAATTTCTATActtcataacattttcaaaatattttgacttattttgagctgtttacgtatattttcagtttcaaatttctttggttttttattctataaatatcaataaaattgtattatttaggtaaaatagcttgaaaatttaatagacagctcctaatatattgtttgaaagacagataaaaaatattaaaaatctatatacctagtcacaattttttttatataagcatttaaagttcaaatattgacaaaatatgtaaaattcacgaaaacgtttaaattaatttgagttagaaattcattaaaaattttttttttaaatctaagattttattttgtaattcaaaggTTAATAACTGTAGATATATTTTCActcgttttgaactgtttacggacaatttaaatttaaatttttttagtttttttttctatgaatatcaataaaattttatttgtaggtctaagttatagttaaaaatgtatagtataaaatattatcttcataagtataatcaataacataatattagatgtTAGACGTAACACGTTGTAGGTTtcgaaaaatttcaattttcaccATGTGTTGGCGAAAAAGttcatattagtttaaaatctaaaatcctttATGTCTGAAAAGGCccccataaatataataatggggCCCTTTTGGGGGTGCGTTGCAACCCCAGCACCCCCGCTAATTGCGGCACTGTGTGCACAGTGCCACTATAATACTGTATCCGTTAAGATTGGTTTTTCGCATTCAATAATACTTCAGCTGTGGCCTGTgacttgcatattataataacgtgagGTACTTACAATTTAAAAGCCAAAATCTTGGATGGGTATAGAAGAGTGATGAATAAcggggggttttttttttataactaaataaatagtaaGCACAGTTCAGTAAGTACTGCAGAATATAATTACAGTAATTATTCAGGATTCTTATTTATGCTGTTATGGATGcagttttattatatactaaaggtacacgagtttttttttttttatcaaattacaattatgaattttattacagTGTCCACTTTGTTtactttctatattttattcatactaATGAGTATAGGactcaaaagaaaaaatattatataaataatgcaaaCATGACCTAAATTTGcccttaaggggattcgataccgtgattttctgtttttgtctaacacacgcgcgacatacgtttatttttatctcaaaatgtaattaaactattttttacaatattttctaaaactttagcaaaaatacaaattattgataTCTATAGTTTGCCAGATATTGTTTATAGccttttttgaaaattggttTAATAATTGCGACTTTAAACTGAGTTGGAGAAATACCTTCTTTTAAACTTaatgttg contains:
- the LOC132952501 gene encoding general transcription factor II-I repeat domain-containing protein 2-like; the encoded protein is MAVEIEKQDPSLQLELCELQTDPFLSAKEIDVSFWKTLPVEKYPILRDFALKMLSMFGTTYICECTFSNMKHIKSKERNRLTDETLGHLLRVSTTEIDVDFTKLSIEKPHPQVSH